The genomic window TTCCAGCTTGTTTTTTTCATTTGAATACCAAAAAACATTCTTCCAGCAGCAATACTTAATGCAAATAAGCTTGCCATCATCACACTAGTTGTTTCTGAAAGATGTAAAATATAGTTATTAAAAGTTGGTAGCCATGATTGTACGCCTTGTTCTATAAACACATAAAAGAAGGCACTAACTATAAATAAAAGTACAACAGGTAGCTTAATTAGATTAAGCATAGATAGTGTGTCGGCTATCGCACTTTGAGTTTTGTTTTTTTCTACAGATGATTCATCAAGCTTTGTGAATAACAGTAGTAAAAAAGCAATACCTGCTAGACTTGCTATTATCCAATAGGTGTTTAGCCAGTTGCCGAGATATATAAAAGCACTAAAAAATAAAAAGCTAAGTACAACACCCATCTGAAAGCTTCCTTCCAAGAAACTAACCAAACTAGCATGTTCTTGTGAGTTTTTTGTGATGATACCAACAGTTGAATATACCGAGACTTTTATAAGAGCAAATGCAACCCCAATCATTACAAACAAAAGTTTAGCAGCAATGAAAGTATTAAGTATAGGCATTGAAATACAGCCAAGTATTATAATAGCTAATCCAATAAGCATAGCTTTTTTATAACCAATTCTAGGAATAAATGAACATATTGCAAATGAGGTTGCTGCAATAGTAAGGTCTTTACAAGCTTCTAAAATACTAGCGTCGACTTCAGTTACACCATAGTGTTTCACAGATTGAAATATCACAATACCAACACTGTTTAACAAAATAGCACAAACAAAAAAGTTTAAAAAGAGAGATAGTTTTAATTGAAAAAAATTCATAAAGAACAAGGAAAAACATCGTATAGTTAGTTTAGGCTAACATAAAATCTTTGTCAAACTGGATGAATGTAAAACAGTTTTAACTTAGATTGAGTAAATTAGATAATCTTTTGTTTTGTAAGATTTTATATGAGAAAAATGATAGAAATTAAAGAAAGGACTTTTTGAATCCTTTGAGATGCTTTTTAGCAAGGCTCACCATTAAATACTTTTGAAATCATACCAGCAAATTCATAGTTATTGCTAGCATCATTTGTAATATCCCAAGTCATTGCACCGCCGTATTGAGCTTGACCATCTAGTGTTTTATAACTTTCACACATTGCTTTGTATGGCTGTGCCTCATCAGCTCCGTGGAATATTGTTGCTGCACCAGCTGCTGCTGCTGTAGCTGGTTGACCTGCTACAATCATAGTATTTGCTGGAGTTATTTTCTTTAAAGAGTAGAAGCTGTTTTCTATAAAACCAGCGCCAGTTTCATCATAACAACCTTCTGAACCTACTGCACACATATTTCCTTCTTTGTCTACGAAGTTACCGCCTGTGTTATATTCTTGGACAAACATGTAGTCAAACATACCAGCAGCTAAAGCTTTGTTATAAACTTGTTGTGTGCCTGTATTTACATATTCAAGATTACCGTTTACATTGTTGACTTGAGGTGCCGCTGTAATTATGATATTCGGCATTCTATCTCTAAGTTTTTCTATAAATGTAGCTATTGAGTCTTCGTTAACACCTTGAGGAACTTGCTCTAAATCGAAGTCAATACCATCAAAACCATAAGTTTTTAGAAATTCTACAGTTTTATCAGCAAGGACATCATAGTCTGCATTAGTACCTGGGTTAAATGTGTTGTTTTCACCACCTACAGAAGCTATAGCATATTTTAAATTGTTTTTAGCTTTAGCAACTGCAACATCACTTTTGATATCTTCAATAATACTTGGGTCGCTAGCAGGAGTATTCCAACCACCGTAAGCTAAGAAATGATCGTCTGTAAATTGAACTGGTCCGCTATCTATCTTAATAAATGCAGCTATTGCAACATTATAGCCTTGATCTGCTGCTTGAGATATAGTTGGGTTTACTGAACCCCAGCTTACAGGCATATATCCAGCAAAAACTAAGTCATTTTGTTTATATGTCATAGTAGATGTGCTAGCTTTACCATCTTTGACAGTAATAGGGTTTGCAGAATATTTTATATCATTAACTTCATAACCATCAGCTAATAAGGTATATTCTCCAACAGAAGGGACAGTAATAGCGTTAGATCCTTCCTTAACTGCTTGAGTATCTTCAAAGCCATTATCGTTTCTAATAGTTATATAAAGTTGAGTTCTTGGCTTTGCATCTGCAGGGACTTTCAAATCAAGATTTATAGTTGTAGCAGGAATTTCTTCTTTAGTGAAAGAAATATTTAGCTGAACATCTTTAGTTTCCTCAGTAACTTCAATAGGGTTTGGAGTTATCTTACTAGCAATATATTGGCTTTGACCATCTTTACTAGCGATACTTGCGACTTTAACTTCATGAGAACCCGCTGAAAGAGGAATAGCTTCTGGTGAATTTGGGTTAACAGTGTATTCTTTACCATCTATAGTGATTGGGAATGAGTCAATATCAGTTGGTAAGCCAGATACTGTAACATTTGCGCTAGCAGTACTTTGTTCGCTACATAAGGTCCAGAAATCACTTGTGCCAGGAGTGTCAGAAGTCCACCATTTTTGGT from Francisella adeliensis includes these protein-coding regions:
- a CDS encoding MFS transporter, translated to MNFFQLKLSLFLNFFVCAILLNSVGIVIFQSVKHYGVTEVDASILEACKDLTIAATSFAICSFIPRIGYKKAMLIGLAIIILGCISMPILNTFIAAKLLFVMIGVAFALIKVSVYSTVGIITKNSQEHASLVSFLEGSFQMGVVLSFLFFSAFIYLGNWLNTYWIIASLAGIAFLLLLFTKLDESSVEKNKTQSAIADTLSMLNLIKLPVVLLFIVSAFFYVFIEQGVQSWLPTFNNYILHLSETTSVMMASLFALSIAAGRMFFGIQMKKTSWKKVLIIGLVSCATLIVCTLELSKLVPTNTQDSSIGIFIALLFPLVGFFMGPIYPTLCSSILSSQPTNMQSAMAGLIIISSALGGTIGSRIVSQIFAHFGGITAFYCILIPIALLVLLIPPYAKLRGKD
- a CDS encoding glycosyl hydrolase family 18 protein, which gives rise to MNYKKTLITGIMLTSISMGISADKGQWKVDGSYSQGDVVTNHGDKFKCLVAGWCSGGNTAYEPGVAANEWAWTTAWEKVGDGPTPTPTDHKITSSVSITGDDLPTGATIELVDPRGNSHKIVDGKVDLEYADGGTTYSIKVNGAEGSVSPNTVTIDENSANISLEYSQGAKPGPTPEPGKCDAIPDNVSEWTADKSSGYVNGDFVKYNDQIWENQKWWTSDTPGTSDFWTLCSEQSTASANVTVSGLPTDIDSFPITIDGKEYTVNPNSPEAIPLSAGSHEVKVASIASKDGQSQYIASKITPNPIEVTEETKDVQLNISFTKEEIPATTINLDLKVPADAKPRTQLYITIRNDNGFEDTQAVKEGSNAITVPSVGEYTLLADGYEVNDIKYSANPITVKDGKASTSTMTYKQNDLVFAGYMPVSWGSVNPTISQAADQGYNVAIAAFIKIDSGPVQFTDDHFLAYGGWNTPASDPSIIEDIKSDVAVAKAKNNLKYAIASVGGENNTFNPGTNADYDVLADKTVEFLKTYGFDGIDFDLEQVPQGVNEDSIATFIEKLRDRMPNIIITAAPQVNNVNGNLEYVNTGTQQVYNKALAAGMFDYMFVQEYNTGGNFVDKEGNMCAVGSEGCYDETGAGFIENSFYSLKKITPANTMIVAGQPATAAAAGAATIFHGADEAQPYKAMCESYKTLDGQAQYGGAMTWDITNDASNNYEFAGMISKVFNGEPC